A genome region from Dolichospermum compactum NIES-806 includes the following:
- a CDS encoding sulfite exporter TauE/SafE family protein — protein MGNIWAFSWGALVGVLGGLIGLGGAEFRLPVLISIFNYRTLPAIIINLVVSLVTVICSFVFRSGVIGIENVVANFAIIINILAGSLIGSYVGVYYATRINERILNRVVVIFLVLLSVVLIGHNFIFSVGSLQLPSLLRISIGFVAGIVIGIFSSMLGVAGGELIIPTVILLFAVDIKLAGSLSLAISIPTIMMGLFKFRSQQRLQEVKSDQKFIVFMASGSILGAFIGSNLLSYISSYLLYLILGIILLLSAFKLAKHQPAR, from the coding sequence ATGGGAAATATTTGGGCGTTTAGTTGGGGTGCTTTGGTAGGCGTTTTGGGTGGATTAATCGGTTTGGGTGGCGCAGAGTTTCGTTTACCTGTACTAATTAGCATTTTTAATTATCGCACTCTTCCGGCAATTATTATCAATCTCGTTGTCAGTTTAGTTACTGTTATCTGCTCGTTTGTTTTTCGCAGTGGTGTCATTGGTATTGAAAATGTTGTTGCTAACTTTGCCATAATCATCAACATTTTAGCAGGATCTCTGATTGGTTCTTACGTTGGGGTTTATTACGCTACGCGGATTAATGAACGAATTTTAAATCGGGTTGTTGTGATTTTTCTGGTTTTGCTAAGTGTTGTGCTAATTGGGCATAATTTTATATTTAGTGTTGGTAGTTTACAATTGCCAAGTTTGTTGAGAATCAGTATTGGATTTGTCGCGGGTATTGTGATTGGCATATTTAGTAGTATGCTTGGTGTAGCTGGTGGTGAGTTGATTATCCCCACAGTGATTTTGTTATTTGCAGTTGACATCAAATTAGCAGGAAGTTTGAGTCTGGCAATTAGTATTCCTACTATTATGATGGGTTTATTTAAATTCAGAAGTCAGCAACGATTACAGGAAGTTAAATCAGACCAAAAATTTATTGTTTTTATGGCTTCTGGTTCAATTCTTGGGGCTTTTATTGGCAGCAATTTATTGAGTTATATATCAAGTTATTTACTATATTTAATTTTAGGGATCATTCTTTTATTATCAGCCTTTAAATTAGCAAAGCATCAGCCAGCTAGATAA